From Corticium candelabrum chromosome 13, ooCorCand1.1, whole genome shotgun sequence, a single genomic window includes:
- the LOC134188851 gene encoding uncharacterized protein LOC134188851: MENRVYTVFVNVLVWLSIATCTSCLEHDVAKDRDKCSLYTSCWQCVQDPCSRKTQNEHSTDICVWCNVLPNVGSGCISRQKDNPCGQKSKKYTNQCIDNISSIIPQKSCRPIVTDAYIVHIETLRDDISGMIQTVPGIQNFDVSIGLCKPLERARMSQTCGQHTPIEVIESDTWLTTPMPERPDRCWDIGQITDVSPILVEHSNPQAGVALDFGQTLCCSANLTATDVSVLLKPNDCHKNSITAAVTAGNLEILADCSNTNKSLQIEVQTSVLCDTNIEWRLSVRDTTVHCNHSESDELYCKIKLKTRNATVQSQPSMYCKHSLKLWIVYANGSEVNATVEYANDSHDVCTFGLKSQDVCKLSVVYTYASASPQVIKINGQNEYTVETCNTTPTKTIIAITLTTIGVVVFLLLGVLVLVIRRRTKASKKVLGHNKTSDNNSADFDSVVQLNGEVNNNESNCNQPQCCVTLDNDEPQFLTTNASSRPKENTSLLHVEFSGSYSKDYGITSTHVTTGNKSNTQDTRDDTVQVSVSAGVGFSKSMVKEPNESKSFCTAMQDQNVECIQETEKNTSII, translated from the exons GTTTGGAGCATGATGTCGCAAAGGATCGAGACAAGTGTTCACTCTACACCAGCTGTTGGCAATGCGTGCAGGATCCATGCTCCAGAAAGACCCAAAACGAGCATTCTACAGACATATGTGTCTGGTGCAACGTCCTACCCAACGTAGGAAGTGGATGCATATCACGTCAAAAAGATAATCCATGTGGTCAAAAATCAAAAAAGTACACAAATCAGTGCATCGACAATATatcatcaattattccacaaA AAAGCTGTAGGCCAATAGTAACTGATGCTTACATTGTTCACATCGAAACTCTGAG AGACGACATTTCCGGAATGATACAAACAGTACCCGGAATTCAAAACTTCGACGTGTCGATCGGACTCTGCAAACCTCTAGAAAGAGCAAGGATGTCACAGACGTGTGGACAGCACACTCCAATCGAAGTGATAGAGAGTGACACTTGGCTAACCACGCCCATGCCGGAGAGACCGGACCGCTGCTGGGACATAGGGCAGATCACCGACGTCAGTCCGATTCTTGTCGAGCATTCCAATCCTCAAGCAGGAGTCGCTCTAGACTTTGGTCAAACGTTATGTTGCTCTGCCAATCTGACAGCAACAGACGTCAGTGTTCTTCTCAAACCAAATGACTGTCACAAAAATTCGATTACCGCAGCTGTCACTGCAGGAAACTTGGAAATTCTGGCTGATTGCTCTAATACAAACAAAAGTCTGCAGATTGAGGTGCAAACCTCTGTACTCTGTGACACAAACATAGAATGGCGcttatctgtgagagacacgACTGTCCATTGCAATCACAGCGAATCAGACGAACTTTACtgcaaaattaaattaaaaacgAGGAATGCGACCGTTCAAAGTCAGCCTTCAATGTACTGCAAACACTCATTGAAACTTTGGATAGTGTACGCTAACGGGTCCGAGGTCAATGCGACAGTTGAGTACGCAAACGACTCTCATGACGTTTGTACTTTCGGTCTGAAGTCTCAAGATGTTTGCAAATTGTCAGTCGTATACACCTATGCCTCGGCCTCGCCTCAAGTTATAAAAATTAACGGACAAAATGAATATACAGTTGAGACTTGCAATACAACTCCAACAAAAACTATAATTGCAATAACGTTAACGACCATTGGTGTCGTTGTCTTTCTTCTATTGGGTGTATTGGTGCTGGTAATAAGAAGGAGAACTAAAGCTTCTAAAAAAGTATTGGGACACAACAAAACATCAGACAATAACTCTGCTGATTTTGACTCTGTAGTGCAACTCAATGGAGAAGTCAACAACAATGAGAGCAACTGCAATCAACCACAATGTTGTGTAACATTAGACAATGATGAGCCTCAATTTTTGACAACTAATGCAAGTTCAAGACCTAAAGAAAACACATCTCTTCTACACGTAGAATTTAGCGGTTCGTATTCCAAGGACTACGGAATTACAAGTACGCATGTTACTACAGGGAATAAGagtaacacacaagacactaGGGATGATACCGTTCAAGTTAGTGTTAGTGCAGGAGTCGGATTTTCCAAATCCATGGTCAAGGAACCAAATGAGTCCAAATCA tTCTGTACTGCAATGCAAGATCAGAATGTAGAGTGCATTcaagaaacagaaaagaacACTAGCATAATATGA
- the LOC134188911 gene encoding uncharacterized protein LOC134188911: MNKISTFHRWLLILLLKSSLGSNVTKERCFQYKDCWTCVGDPCSRRQEAEDVNNICVWCYNYLNVGSGCISTRRDRACLQPIKYAAQCQLEPKTRAPTASKETSLRPFATKNFVVHLENLSNDIFGTIKGEARVDYYKVVIALGRNVTTKSVVDMCGSHTPISAVEANNILPSSPPIGNSNRCWNLGRVTPIRPTLIDTSNPHDGIVLDFGTSPCCCGSNKTTYINTTVLLKEGYCQYNSVNSSVIAGNIALLTNCSERNDYLQFVIQTSVLCSNRLEWRLSVDNMTAFCTKTEAKEYMYRCAIRLKPAMPGVAIASSSRYCQNNIRLWKRFENGSEVNASLDLSPFGKDSQDSCSFVVDSYDVCHVSLVYFYSNASPQLISINGSSFLQLGSCSDSNRPLRSVWWFWVALVLGALFLTISSYIVYRYCSANSKSLHPTRKGYELVKNSKNSSDAVEDCETARKATNAKTHKSFPSAPDQMARDTDASLLAGRAEVQSAADNCYQRVEIGINHGVVDGMETK; encoded by the exons ATGAACAAAATATCAACCTTCCATCGGTGGCTTTTAATTTTGTTGCTGAAATCATCATTGGGAA GCAATGTTACAAAAGAAAGATGTTTTCAATACAAAGATTGCTGGACGTGCGTTGGAGATCCATGTTCTAGGCGTCAAGAAGCCGAAGATGTAAACAACATTTGTGTTTGGTGCTATAACTATCTCAATGTCGGTTCCGGATGTATTTCAACTCGACGGGATCGAGCGTGCCTACAACCGATAAAATATGCAGCTCAATGCCAACTCGAGCCAAAGACAAGAGCTCCTACAG CCTCTAAAGAAACGAGTCTTCGTCCGTTTGCCACCAAAAATTTTGTTGTTCATCTTGAAAACCTAAG CAATGATATTTTTGGCACAATAAAAGGAGAAGCCAGAGTTGATTACTACAAAGTTGTGATAGCACTAGGAAGAAACGTGACCACTAAATCGGTTGTAGACATGTGTGGTAGCCACACTCCAATCTCGGCAGTCGAGGCGAACAACATCTTACCAAGCTCACCCCCAATTGGCAACAGCAATCGCTGCTGGAACCTCGGACGAGTGACACCAATTCGTCCAACTCTAATAGATACCTCAAATCCTCATGATGGTATTGTACTCGATTTTGGCACTTCGCCATGTTGTTGTGGCTCAAACAAAACCACATACATCAACACTACTGTTCTTCTAAAGGAGGGTTATTGTCAATACAATTCTGTAAATTCATCAGTAATTGCAGGAAACATTGCTCTGTTGACTAATTGCTCTGAAAGAAACGATTATCTTCAGTTTGTAATCCAGACGTCGGTGCTTTGTTCAAATCGTTTGGAATGGCGTCTTTCAGTAGACAACATGACAGCATTTTGCACAAAAACAGAGGCAAAAGAATACATGTACAGATGTGCAATTAGGCTAAAGCCTGCTATGCCAGGTGTAGCAATCGCTTCGTCTTCTCGATATTGCCAAAACAATATTAGGCTCTGGAAGAGATTTGAGAATGGCAGTGAAGTGAATGCATCTTTAGATCTGTCGCCTTTTGGGAAAGACAGCCAAGACTCTTGCAGCTTTGTTGTAGACTCGTACGACGTATGCCATGTATCTCTTGTTTACTTCTACTCTAATGCATCTCCTCAACTCATATCAATCAACGGATCGTCTTTCCTTCAACTTGGTTCCTGCAGTGACTCAAATAGACCACTTCGCTCTGTTTGGTGGTTTTGGGTAGCTCTAGTTTTAGGTGCTCTCTTTTTGACCATCAGTTCTTATATTGTATATCGATATTGTTCTGCAAATTCAAAGTCCCTGCACCCAACTAGAAAAGGATACGAGCTTGTTAAAAACAGCAAAAATTCCAGTGATGCAGTCGAAGATTGCGAGACAGCACGGAAAGCTACAAATGCTAAA ACTCACAAAAGTTTCCCATCTGCACCTGATCAAATGGCAAGAG ATACCGATGCATCTTTATTGGCCGGACGAGCAGAAGTACAGAGTGCGGCAGACAACTGCTATCAAAGAGTAGAAATTGGAATAAATCATGGAGTAGTTGACGGAATGGAAACTAAATGA
- the LOC134189044 gene encoding uncharacterized protein LOC134189044: MDCGLSCPGVVAFLAITILGWPHLIRAEVDEGNSSLKQANSTSTLLSKSCLAQCAGVGAMQATVCETDLCSEDVSIPLVYPDGMFCVQGGHTVSRQDVTTTYCNVIPYKAPNGLMWNITVSNGSLCKAICFNTKALLYEPAYFNVGRYLFRSTDHDRVLHLRDNATYCALLTSKLDVLKDDTNSSVKRSGECSMGYAVSNTDSRMILVSATANPPDEAVASCGVACIETSSSTRFNDIQKFSKHGQIVTTEDCLYCYLNDWKGTLPSSNVPAGCVLTRDMNNYWNLTVDGGSDVSCSVECFCYKPPNTDNIHSGVSTMSGLTGYLLGCLWIIFSF, encoded by the exons ATGGACTGCGGTCTATCTTGTCCGGGAGTGGTTGCCTTTCTAGCCATTACAATTTTGGGCTGGCCACACCTGATTCGTGCAGAG GTTGATGAAGGCAATTCAAGTTTGAAACAAGCAAATAGTACCTCTACCCTTTTATCAAAATCTTGTTTAGCGCAGTGCGCAGGGGTCGGCGCTATGCAGGCTACCGTATGCGAGACCGACCTTTGCTCAGAAGACGTCTCTATTCCACTTGTTTACCCCGACGGCATGTTCTGTGTTCAAGGCGGACATACAGTAAGCCGTCAAGACGTCACGACCACGTACTGCAACGTTATTCCTTATAAAGCACCAAATGGATTGATGTGGAATATCACAGTGAGCAATGGAAGTCTCTGTAAGGCTATATGTTTCAATACAAAAGCCTTACTATACGAGCCTGCCTACTTTAACG TTGGGAGATATCTCTTTCGGAGCACCGATCATGATCGTGTTCTGCATCTTCGAGACAATGCAACCTATTGTGCTTTGTTAACAAGCAAATTAGACGTACTCAAAGATGACACTAATAGCTCAGTAAAACGATCTGGGGAATGCAGTATGGGATACGCTGTATCAAACACGGATTCTAGAATGATATTAGTATCGGCTACAGCTAATCCACCTGATGAAGCAGTTGCCTCCTGTGGAGTAGCATGTATAGAAACATCCTCGT CTACGAGATTCAACGATATACAAAAGTTTTCCAAACATGGCCAAATTGTAACAACTGAAGACTGTCTGTATTGTTACCTCAACGATTGGAAAGGAACACTACCTAGCAGCAATGTTCCTGCAGGATGTGTATTGACTAGAGACATGAACAATTACTGGAATTTGACAGTAGATGGTGGGTCAGATGTTAGCTGTTCCGTTGAATGTTTTTGCTACAAACCACCCAATACCGACAACATCCATTCTGGTGTCTCCACAATGAGTGGACTAACAGGGTATCTACTAGGTTGCTTATGGATTATTTTCTCGTTTTAA
- the LOC134189027 gene encoding uncharacterized protein LOC134189027 isoform X3: MRKNDCHEQSFKATVTAGNIDMLKNCLQSNNHLELEAETSALCDWNIEWRLSVTESRVPCKNYRNYQVLCTIELKRELDGKSVSPSVHYQERLHLAIKYSGGHVTHTALSNVAICDSNGTCQFTINSSNVCNIGVTYINPWSNSTHLKIDGKNLFVVDSCKHSHVKIIVLSSAGGAIVIIIIIIILVIIRLKAKQANEENGAPCRYGSINASDSVVIMGNHNKIEINEEHVYSDGMQSPTGC, encoded by the exons ATGAGAAAAAATGACTGTCATGAACAATCATTCAAAGCTACAGTGACGGCAGGAAACATTGATATGCTAAAAAATTGTTTGCAGTCAAATAATCATTTGGAACTTGAAGCTGAGACCTCAGCCCTTTGTGATTGGAACATAGAATGGCGTCTCTCTGTAACAGAATCTAGGGTTCCCTGCAAGAATTACAGAAATTACCAAGTCTTATGTACAATCGAACTCAAAAGGGAACTCGATGGTAAAAGTGTATCACCTTCCGTCCATTACCAAGAAAGGCTTCATCTAGCTATAAAGTACTCTGGCGGACATGTAACTCATACGGCATTATCCAACGTGGCGATTTGTGATTCTAACGGGACATGCCAGTTCACTATAAACTCCTCCAATGTCTGTAACATAGGCGTGACGTATATAAATCCGTGGAGTAATTCCACACACTTGAAAATTGATGGCAAAAATCTATTTGTTGTCGATTCGTGCAAACATTCTCATGTGAAAATAATAGTTCTGTCAAGTGCAGGTGGAGCGAtagtcatcatcatcatcatcatcatcctagTCATAATACGACTAAAAGCGAAACAAGCCAATGAGG AAAACGGTGCTCCTTGTCGATACGGTTCTATAAATGCCTCCGACAGTGTAGTTATCATGGGAAATCATAACAAAATCGAAATAAATGAA GAACACGTGTACTCGGACGGTATGCAATCACCAACAG GGTGTTGA
- the LOC134189027 gene encoding uncharacterized protein LOC134189027 isoform X2, which produces MRKNDCHEQSFKATVTAGNIDMLKNCLQSNNHLELEAETSALCDWNIEWRLSVTESRVPCKNYRNYQVLCTIELKRELDGKSVSPSVHYQERLHLAIKYSGGHVTHTALSNVAICDSNGTCQFTINSSNVCNIGVTYINPWSNSTHLKIDGKNLFVVDSCKHSHVKIIVLSSAGGAIVIIIIIIILVIIRLKAKQANEENGAPCRYGSINASDSVVIMGNHNKIEINEEHVYSDGMQSPTET; this is translated from the exons ATGAGAAAAAATGACTGTCATGAACAATCATTCAAAGCTACAGTGACGGCAGGAAACATTGATATGCTAAAAAATTGTTTGCAGTCAAATAATCATTTGGAACTTGAAGCTGAGACCTCAGCCCTTTGTGATTGGAACATAGAATGGCGTCTCTCTGTAACAGAATCTAGGGTTCCCTGCAAGAATTACAGAAATTACCAAGTCTTATGTACAATCGAACTCAAAAGGGAACTCGATGGTAAAAGTGTATCACCTTCCGTCCATTACCAAGAAAGGCTTCATCTAGCTATAAAGTACTCTGGCGGACATGTAACTCATACGGCATTATCCAACGTGGCGATTTGTGATTCTAACGGGACATGCCAGTTCACTATAAACTCCTCCAATGTCTGTAACATAGGCGTGACGTATATAAATCCGTGGAGTAATTCCACACACTTGAAAATTGATGGCAAAAATCTATTTGTTGTCGATTCGTGCAAACATTCTCATGTGAAAATAATAGTTCTGTCAAGTGCAGGTGGAGCGAtagtcatcatcatcatcatcatcatcctagTCATAATACGACTAAAAGCGAAACAAGCCAATGAGG AAAACGGTGCTCCTTGTCGATACGGTTCTATAAATGCCTCCGACAGTGTAGTTATCATGGGAAATCATAACAAAATCGAAATAAATGAA GAACACGTGTACTCGGACGGTATGCAATCACCAACAG AAACCTAG
- the LOC134189027 gene encoding uncharacterized protein LOC134189027 isoform X1 codes for MRKNDCHEQSFKATVTAGNIDMLKNCLQSNNHLELEAETSALCDWNIEWRLSVTESRVPCKNYRNYQVLCTIELKRELDGKSVSPSVHYQERLHLAIKYSGGHVTHTALSNVAICDSNGTCQFTINSSNVCNIGVTYINPWSNSTHLKIDGKNLFVVDSCKHSHVKIIVLSSAGGAIVIIIIIIILVIIRLKAKQANEENGAPCRYGSINASDSVVIMGNHNKIEINEEHVYSDGMQSPTGMLLRV; via the exons ATGAGAAAAAATGACTGTCATGAACAATCATTCAAAGCTACAGTGACGGCAGGAAACATTGATATGCTAAAAAATTGTTTGCAGTCAAATAATCATTTGGAACTTGAAGCTGAGACCTCAGCCCTTTGTGATTGGAACATAGAATGGCGTCTCTCTGTAACAGAATCTAGGGTTCCCTGCAAGAATTACAGAAATTACCAAGTCTTATGTACAATCGAACTCAAAAGGGAACTCGATGGTAAAAGTGTATCACCTTCCGTCCATTACCAAGAAAGGCTTCATCTAGCTATAAAGTACTCTGGCGGACATGTAACTCATACGGCATTATCCAACGTGGCGATTTGTGATTCTAACGGGACATGCCAGTTCACTATAAACTCCTCCAATGTCTGTAACATAGGCGTGACGTATATAAATCCGTGGAGTAATTCCACACACTTGAAAATTGATGGCAAAAATCTATTTGTTGTCGATTCGTGCAAACATTCTCATGTGAAAATAATAGTTCTGTCAAGTGCAGGTGGAGCGAtagtcatcatcatcatcatcatcatcctagTCATAATACGACTAAAAGCGAAACAAGCCAATGAGG AAAACGGTGCTCCTTGTCGATACGGTTCTATAAATGCCTCCGACAGTGTAGTTATCATGGGAAATCATAACAAAATCGAAATAAATGAA GAACACGTGTACTCGGACGGTATGCAATCACCAACAGGTATGCTATTGAGAGTATAG